The following nucleotide sequence is from Lysobacter panacisoli.
TGAACTCCGATGTCTGCCGCTGGGCGGCGTGGGGGATGAAGGTGGGACCTTTGGCAGCTTCAGCCTAGGAACGGCGGCCCGGCGCGGCTAGCCATCCACATGGACGCTTGGTGTTGAGCGGTGCGCAACAAAGCGCGCGAGCGCGCGTTATGGGGCGGTGAAGGCGATCACGCGGTCGCTCGCGCATGATTCCGCGACACACGGAGGTGTCCGCCATTCCGATGGGCGGTCGCGTCCGATTCCGGGCCCGAACGGACAAGCGACGGCCTGCACGCTGGATGTACTCCCGGAGGAATCACCATGCATGCTTCCCGGCGTTCGAACGTTCACTCGCAACCTTCGGCGAAGTGGTGGCGATGGGTGGCGCTCGCACTCGTACTCAGCGGATGCGCGACGTCGACGCCGACTGCGCGGGCACCGGACGCGGACGCGCCGCAAGCACCGACCGTGCCCGCGACGGTTCCGGAAATCCGTCCGGGCCTGCTCGCCGGGTATCTGGGGCGCGACCTGCCCGACAGCCTGAAGCTGCTGCCCGCGCCGCCCGCAACGGGCACGCCCGCGTTCCGCAACGACCAGGCGGTCAGCCGGGCGTCGCAGAAGCTGCGCGGTACGCCGCGGTACGAACTGGCGAAAGCCGACGCCGACCTCGCCTTCCCGCACACGGCATCGGTGTTCGAGTGCACGCTGGGCGTGCCGGTCACGCAACAGCAGTCTCCGTTCCTCTACCAGCTGTTGCGCAGGACGATGACCGATGCGGCGCTTGCGACGTATGGCGCGAAGGATCACTACAAGCGCATCCGTCCGTTCGTCCATTACAAGGAAGGCACCTGCCGACCCGAGGACGAAGCTTCATTGCGCAAGGACGGCTCCTATCCTTCCGGCCACACGTCCATCGGCTGGACGTGGGCTCTGATCCTCACCGAACTCGCCCCCGATCGCGCCGACGCTGTGCTCGCACGTGGCCGCGCGTTCGGCGAAAGCCGGCTGGTGTGCAACGCGCACTGGCAGAGCGACATCCTCGAAGGTCGCGCGACGGCGGCCGGTGCGGTCGCGAAGCTGCACGCCAATGCGGACTTCCGCGCGGACATGGCGATGGCGGTGAAGGAGATCGCGACGCTGCGCGCCAATGGCGCGACACCGGGCGTCGATTGCGCGGCCGAGGCAACGGCGCTGGCGGTGCCGATCCCGGGCGTGCTGTGACGGCGACGGAACGCTCCAGAGTCTGCTCCAAAGAAAACGCGCCGCCTTCCTTCGTGGATGGCGGCGCGTCGGGTTTGCGATCATGGTGTCGTGATCGCTTTCGCAGCGGATTCGAACCGGTCAGTTCTTCTCCGGCACACCCAGTTCCAGCAGCAGCTGCGGCGCCGGATAGACCTCCTGCATGATCCAGCGCATGTAGCGCTGATCGACGGAGATCATGCGGGTCATCGCCGGATCGAACACCCAGTTGCTGCTCACCGATTCCCAGTTGCCGTCGAACGCCAGGCCGACCAGCTTGCCTTGCGCGTCGAGCACGGGCGAACCGGAGTTGCCGCCGGTGATGTCGAGGTCCGACAGGAAATTCACCGGCACCGTCTTCAGCTTCTTGTCGGCGAGGCCGCCGTAGTTCTTCGCGGCGATCGCGTCGAGCAGCACCTGCGGCGCCGCGAACGGCTCCTGCCCCGTGGCCTTGGTCGCGACTTCCTCCAGGCGCGTGAACGGCACCTGCTTGCTGCCGTCGGTCTTGGTGTAACCGATCACCTTGCCGAAGGTGATGCGCAGCGACGAGTTGGCGTCCGGGTAGACGAACTGGCCCTTGCTCTTCTTGTAGTCGGCCACGGCCTGCAGGTAGACCGGGCGCGCGACCAGCGCATCGCCCGCGCGCGCCTTGCCTTCCTGTTCCAGCTGCAGCACGGTCGGCATCATCGCCACCGCGAACTGCACCGCCGGATCCTTGCTCTTCTCGAACGTGGCACGGTCGGTCTTCATCAGCGACACGCGTTGTTCGGTGCTGCCGAGCTTGGTCTTCGCCAGCTTGTCGAGCGCGGCGTCGATCGCCTTCGCGTCGGTGCCGCCGAGCCACTTGTCGAGCGCGGGCAGGCGCTGCGCGTCGGGCAGCTTCACGTATTCGCGCAGCCAGTACGCCTGCAGGCCGCGGTCCATCTGCGGCACGTAGCGACGATCCATCTGGCGCATCGCACCTTCGATGGTCGGCAGGTCGCGTTCCTGGTAGCCCTGTTCGCGTTCAGCGTCGGGCTTGGCGCGTTCGATCGACAGGCGGTACAGCTGCGTCGCCGCGCCGAGCACGCCAGTGCTGCGCAGTTGGCCGAACACGAGGTCGCGTTCGCGATGGATGCGTGCGGCTTCGTCCAGTGCGACCAGCTTGGCGTGCGCGCCGAGCGCTTCGTCGCCCTTGCCGCCTTGCTTGCGCAGCCAGTCGAGCACGGCAGCCTCTTCCGTCTGCTTCTTGCCGGCGGCGTCGATGCGACGGAAGCCTTCGAGCTGGCCGTCGTAGTTCTTCATCGTGTTCTGCCAGCCGCGCACGGTGCTGGCGTACTTCACCGCGATGTCGGGGTTCTTCGCGCCTTCGGACTGCACCAGCGCGACCAGCTTCTTGTAATGGCCGCCGACGGTGGGATAGGTCCACGTCGCGGTCTCGTCGAATTCCTCGGCCAGCGCATACCGCGCGGTGCGACCGGGATAGCCGGCGACCATGACGAAATCGCCCGCATCCAGCGGCTTGTCGGCGACCTTCAGCCAATGCTTCGGCTGGTACGGCACGTTGTCGGGCGAGTACGCGGCGGGCTTGCCGTCCTTGCCGACATAGGCGCGGTAGAACGAGAAGTCGCCGGTGTGGCGCGGCCACATCCAGTTGTCGACTTCGCCACCGTAATTGCCGACGCTGCCTGGCGGCGCATAAGCCAGGCGCACGTCCTTGATTTCGAGGTTGCGGAACAGGCGATACGTGTTGCCGCCGGAGAAGCTGTAGAGACGGCAGCGGAAACCGGCTTCGCGTTCGCACGAGGCGACCAGTTGCTTCTCGATCTTCTCCAGCGCCTTCGTGCGGCCGAGCGCATCGGGTGCGCCGTCGATCGCGGCCTTCACCTGCGTCGTCACGTCCTGGATGGTGTCGAGCGCGTAGATACGCGCGTTCGGGCCGGCGGACACTTCCTGCGCCTGCGTGGCGGCGTTGAAGCCGTCCTTCATCAGGTTGTGCTCAGGCGTGGAATTGAGCTGGATCGCGCCGTACGCGCAATGGTGGTTGGTGACCACCAGTCCCTGCGGTGAGACGAAGCTCGCGGTGCATCCGCCCAGCGACACGACCGCCGCCATCGGATCGCCGGTGAGGTTGGCGAGCTGGTTCGGGCTGAGCTTGAGACCCGCCTTCTTCAGCGGCCCGGCGATTTCCGGCAACTGCTGCGGGACCCACATGCCCTCGCCCGCCCGGGCCATGCCCGCCATTGCCATCGCACCCAACACTGCTACCGCCAACACCGTATGACGCATGCGCAACCCCTCCCGAGAGTCCAGCGGGCGAGTCTAGCCTGTGCCGCAAGGGCGCGGCCATGATGCAGTGCACCGTAAGCGGGCGAGCGTGCGCATCGCCCGTTCATGCATCGCGTCGAGCCGATCCCGCACGCCATCGTGCGGGAATCGGCAAATGCGGCGTGCGTCTCACTCCGCCGGAAGGTTCATTTCCTTCAACAGGTGCGGCGCCGGATAGACCTTGGCGAGCAGCCAGCGCAGGTAGCGCATGTCGACGTGGATGGCGCGCTTGTAGCGCGGATCGAACATCCAGCTCGCGCTGACGGCTTCCCAGTTGCTGTCGAAGTTCAGGCCGATGAGCTTGCCCTGCGCATCGAGCACGGGCGAACCGGAGTTGCCGCCGGTGGTGTCGAGGTTGGTGAGGAAATCCACCGTCTGCGTCTTCAACGAAGGCTCGGCCGTGCTGCCGAAATCGCCCTTGGCGATGGCGTCGAGCAGCGGCTTGGGTGCGTTGAACGGCTCCTGGCCGGTGTGCTTCTCGACGATGCCCTGCACCGTGGTCAGCGGCGTGTAGTGCACGCCATCGCGCGGATCCATCGCGCTGATGCGGCCGTAGCTCACGCGCAACGTGGAGTTGGCGTCCGGGTACACCGCACGGCCCTGCGAGTGACGGTAGGCGATCAGCGCGCGCATGTATGCCGGACGCAGGCGCAGCAGCTCGCCAGCGCTGGCCTTGGATTCCTCGTCCAGACGCAGCACCGCGGGCAGCAGCGTCGCAGCGGCCTTGAGCATCGTGTCGCTGGACGATGCCAGCGCGGCGCCGTCGGCCTGCATCGCCGACAAGCGCTGCGCTTCGTCGCCCAGCTTCGTGCCGGCGTACATCGCGTCGAGCTTCTGCTTCAGCTGCGCCGGCGTGGTGCCGAACACCGCGTCGAATTCCGCGACGTGCTGCGCCGCCGGCAGCGCCTGGTACTGCGTGACGAGCTCCGTCAGCAGCGCCTTCTCGACGTCCGGCGCGAAACGGCGCTGGACCTGCTTGAGCTGGCCGGTGATCAGTACTTCGTCGCGCTGCTGGTAGCCGGATTCACGCTGCGCATCGGGCTTGCCGCGTTCGCGCGCGAGGCGTTGTACGGTGAGCGCGGCACGCAGCAGCTGCGTCTGCGACTGGATCAGGCCGAGCAGCTGGTCGCGCTCGCGCATCGCGACGCCGGCATCGAGCACCGTCTGTGCGGCGGCGATGTCGGTCTTCGTCGTCGCGGCGTCGGGCTGCTTTTCGAGCCACGCGAACATCGCCGTCTCGTCGTCGCGACGCACGCGCACCGCATCGCTGCGACGCAGGCCGTCGAGTTCGCCCTGCGCGCGCTTGAGCGTGTTCTTCAGGCCGCGCACCTGGTTGGCGTAGCTCACGCGCGCGGCTTCGTCCTTCGCCGCGGTGCCTTCGATCACGTCGATCATGCGCTGGAACACCGCCACGCGCGACGGCAGCTGCCAGTCGATCTGGTTGGCGAATTCCGAGGCCATGCGATGGCGGAACGTCACGCCGGGATAGCCGGCGAGCATCGCGTAGTCGCCTTCCTTCACGTTGCGCGTGGACACCTGCAGGTGCGCCGGCGGCACGTAGGGCACGTTGTCGGGCGAATAGTCGGCGGGCTTGCCGTCCTTGCCGACGTAGGCGCGCAGCAGGGTGAAATCGCCCGCGTGGCGCGGCCACACGAAGTTGTCGACTTCGCCGCCGTAGTTGCCGATGTCGTTCGGCGGCGCGTAGACCAGACGCACGTCGCGCAGTTCGAGCTGGCGCACGAGGTAGAAATCGGTGCCGTAGTACATGTTGGCGACGCTGCAGCGATAGCCCGCATCGCGCTCGCATTCGGCGACCGCGGCCTTGGTCGCGACATCGACCGCGTCGTAGTACTCGCGGCCCTGCTTGCCGGCGGTGCCGGCGAGGATGCGGTCGGTGATGCGGTCGAACCCGGTGGTCACCAGCACGCGGTAGTCGGGATTGGCCGGCAGCTCGCCGGCGCGGTCGGCGGCGATGTAGCCGTCCTGGATCAGGTCGCGCCCCGGCTTGGAGTTGTACTGGATCACGCCGAACGCGACATGGTGATTGGTCAGCACCAGGCCGTCCTTCGACACGAACGCGCCGCTGGCGCCGCCGACCTTCACCACCGCATTCATCGGCGGCTTCGCCAGCTCGGCCAGGTCGCGCGCCTGGCCCTTGAAGCCCGCGGCCTTCAGCTGCCTGGCGATGTCCGGCAGCTGGGAGGGCATCCACATGCCCTCGTCGGCATGGGCGACGCCGGCCAGGGCCAGCGAGAGGGGCAGGACGAACAGACGGCGGCGCATGGTGGCTCGCATGGGTTTCCAGTGGTTCCGGCACGGCGGGAGCCGGCGACGATAGGCGAAGCCGCCTGCCCTCGGCAAACCCGATGCCCGGCCGGACCGGGGCCGCGACGTATAATTCCGCTCCCGCTCTCCTCACTCAGAGGCCGCCGCGCGCGGCCCAATCCCACATGACGCAAACGATGAAAGCACTGGTCAAGCGCGAAGCCGGCAAGGGCATCTGGATGGAAGAAGTCCCGGTCCCCGCGCCCGGTCCGAACGAGGTGCTGATCAAGCTGGAGAAGACCGCGATCTGCGGCACCGACCTGCACATCTACCTGTGGGACGAATGGAGCCAGCGCACGATCAAGCCCGGCCTGGTGATCGGGCATGAGTTCGTCGGCCGCGTGGTCGAACTCGGCGCCGGCGTGACCGGCTACAAGATCGGCCAGCGCGTCTCCGCCGAAGGCCACATCGTCTGCGGCCACTGCCGGAACTGCCGCGCCGGTCGCCAGCACTTGTGCCCGAACACCGTCGGCATCGGCGTGAACCGCGCCGGCGCGTTCGCCGAGTACATCGTGATGCCGGCCAGCAACCTGTGGCCGATCCCGGACCAGATCCCGTCCGAGCTCGCCGCGTTCTTCGATCCCTACGGCAACGCCGCGCACTGCGCGCTGGAGTTCGACGTGGTCGGCGAGGACGTGCTGATCACCGGCGCCGGCCCGATCGGCATCATCGCCGCGGGCATCTGCAAGCACATCGGTGCACGCAACGTGGTGGTCACCGACGTCAACGACTTCCGCCTCAAGCTCGCCGCCGACATGGGCGCCACGCGCGTGGTCAACGTCGCCAACACCTCGCTCAAGGACGTGATGGCCGACCTGCACATGGAAGGCTTCGACGTCGGCCTGGAAATGAGCGGCAACCCGCGCGCGTTCAACGACATGCTCGACTGCATGTACCACGGCGGCAAGATCGCGATGCTCGGCATCATGCCCAAGGGCGCCGGCGCCGACTGGGACAAGATCATCTTCAAGGGCCTCACCATCCACGGCATGTACGGCCGCAAGATGTACGAGACCTGGTACAAGATGACGCAGCTCGTGCTCAGCGGTTTCCCGCTCGGCAAGGTGCTCACCCACCAGTTGCCGATCGATTCGTTCCAGGAAGGCTTCGAGCTGATGGAATCGGGCAAGGCCGGCAAGGTCGTGCTGAGCTGGAACTGAGGTTCGATTCGTAAGCTGTCATCCCCGCGAAGGCGGGGATCCAGCGTGCAGCATCGATTCCGGCCTCCGGAGGGCGTGATGCTCCGGACGGCTGGATTCCCGCCTTCGCGGGAATGACGAACACTACCGACTCAACCCCACCCGCTCACCCCACCAGCGCCACGCCAGCACCGCGAACATCGCGGTGAGCCACAGGCCCAGGTGCCATTCGAGCAGGTTTTCCCAGCGATCCAGCAGCGCTGGATCGTCCAGTGCGTAGCGCAGTGCGACGCTCGCCAGCCCCAGCGCCATGAACCCCAGTGCGACGACCAGCAGCGGCACGTACGCGCGATCGCGCACCGGTGGTCGCGAGAGCACACGCAGCACCGACAGCAGCGCGAGATAGGTCAGGCCGAAATACAGGTTGATGCCGTAGCGGCGCATCGCCTCATAGGCGCGACCCTCCGTGCCGAGAAACGTCGCGTACATCGCCAGGAACACCGCCGCCGCGAGCCCGAGCCACGGCAGCACGCGCATCGCCGCGCCCGTTTCGCGGCGCAGCCATAGCGTCGCCGCGAGCCAGCACAGCGCCTGCACCGTCGCGCACGGCAGCATGACCATGCGGAACAGGTGGTTGCCCACGCCGTAGCGCGCGGCGCGGCTGATCGAGACGCAGCCGTCCCAGTAGAGATTGCACGACGGGATCAGCCCGTCGCGCAGCGACAGCCACCACGCCAGGTGCCCGACCACGAACGGCATCGCCGCCGCCAGCAAGGGCAGCGGCCACAACGGCACGGACAGGCGCGAGGGTCCATTCGCGGTCATGGCCGGATGCTAGGCGATCGCGACGGCGCGCGCGTCAACGCGCCAGACCCGGCGCCGTGCAGCCGGTAAACTGCGCAACTGCCGCAACGTCCCGACGGAACCCGCCATGACCGCTCCCGCTTCCCTCACCGCCCGCTACGCGGAAGAACTCGACACCATCCGCGCGCAGGGCCTGTTCAAGGCCGAGCGCATCATCACCAGCCCGCAGTCGGCGGAGATCACGCTGGAAGACGGTCGGACCGTGCTGAACTTCTGCGCCAACAACTACCTCGGGCTGGCGGACCATCCCGACGTGATCGCCGCCGCGAAGGAAGCGCTGGACACGCACGGCTTCGGCATGGCCTCGGTGCGCTTCATCTGTGGCACGCAGGATCTGCACAAGCAGCTGGAAAAGACCATCGCCGATTTCTTCGGCACCGAAGACACGATCCTCTACGCCGCGTGCTTCGACGCGAACGGCGGCCTGTTCGAACCGTTGCTCGGCGAGCAGGACGCGATCATCTCCGACGCGCTCAACCACGCGTCGATCATCGACGGCGTGCGCCTGTGCAAGGCCAAGCGCTACCGCTACGCCAACTGCGACATGGCCGACCTGGAGAAGCAGTTGCAGCAGGCCCGCGCCGACGGCGCGCGCACGATCATGGTCACCAGCGACGGCGTGTTCTCGATGGACGGCTTCATCGCGCCGCTGGACGAAATCACCGCGCTGGCGAAGAAGTACGGCGCACTCGTGCACATCGACGAATGCCACGCCACCGGCTTCCTCGGCGCGACCGGTCGCGGCTCGGCCGAAGTGAAGGGCGTGATGGACCGGATCGACATCTTCACCGGCACGCTTGGCAAGGCGATGGGCGGCGCACTCGGCGGCTTCACCACCGCGAAGCGTGAAGTGATCGAGATGCTGCGCCAGCGCTCGCGTCCGTACCTGTTCTCCAATTCGCTGCCGCCGCACGTGGTGGCCGCGGGCATCAAGGCATTCGAGATGCTTTCCAGCGCGGGCGAACTGCGCGAGCAACTGGCGCGCAACACCGCGTATTTCCGCGAGCGCATGACCCAGGCCGGCTTCGACGTGAAGCCCGGCGTGCATCCCATCAGCCCGGTGATGCTGTACGACGCGCCGCTGGCGCAGAAGTTCGCGCAGCGCCTGCTCGAGGAAGGCATCTACGCGATCGGTTTCTTCTATCCGGTGGTGCCGCAGGGACAGGCACGCATCCGCACGCAGATGTCGGCTGCGCACACGCGCGAGCACCTGGACAAGGCGATCGATGCGTTCGTGCGTATCGGCCGCGAGCTGGGCGTGATCAAGGGCTGACCGTCGCCTCCCGTCGACAGAAAAAAGAAGGCCGGTCGAGAGACCGGCCTTCTTCGTTCATGCGTGTCGCGTAGGCGAGGCGATTACTTGCCCTTCGCCTCGGTCGCCACCGCGGCACCGCCCTGTGCGGCGGCCGGAGCGGCCTGCGGCGCGCCCTTGGCGACGCGGATGCCGCGCGACTTCATCCAGGCATCGAATTCCTCGGCGGTCATCTTCTTGCCGTTCTGGTGCATGTTGAAGCGGTACGGCGTGTTGTCGTACTGCGTCTTGGGCTTGTATTCGTTCGGATTGAGGCTGGCCTCTTCCTGCTTCGGCGCCTCGGCCTTGGCCTCTTCGGCCTTCGGGGCAGCTGCCTTCTTGCCCGCGGCGACCATCTGGCCTGCGTCGAAACGCACCAGCGAATGCTCGGAGACCTGCGAGCGCTTGCCTTCCACCTTCACTGCCGAACCGCTGTGCGCGGACGCGACAGCCGAAACGAGCAGCAGCGAAACCGCCATCGAAATCTTGACCATGTTGCTTTCCCCCACGACGAAGTTCGCGGCAGTGTAGGCCCCAACGCAGGGTTACGTGCAAGTGAAAGAGTGATTTTCTGCACACTCCTGCATTGTCGTGCCGATGTCGCGTTTTCAGGGGTTTTTATGAATGCGGGACAGCGCCGCGACCTCGACGTCGTCGAGGCGCCGCCACTGCCCCTTGGGCAACTCGC
It contains:
- a CDS encoding acid phosphatase, whose product is MHASRRSNVHSQPSAKWWRWVALALVLSGCATSTPTARAPDADAPQAPTVPATVPEIRPGLLAGYLGRDLPDSLKLLPAPPATGTPAFRNDQAVSRASQKLRGTPRYELAKADADLAFPHTASVFECTLGVPVTQQQSPFLYQLLRRTMTDAALATYGAKDHYKRIRPFVHYKEGTCRPEDEASLRKDGSYPSGHTSIGWTWALILTELAPDRADAVLARGRAFGESRLVCNAHWQSDILEGRATAAGAVAKLHANADFRADMAMAVKEIATLRANGATPGVDCAAEATALAVPIPGVL
- a CDS encoding S46 family peptidase; its protein translation is MRHTVLAVAVLGAMAMAGMARAGEGMWVPQQLPEIAGPLKKAGLKLSPNQLANLTGDPMAAVVSLGGCTASFVSPQGLVVTNHHCAYGAIQLNSTPEHNLMKDGFNAATQAQEVSAGPNARIYALDTIQDVTTQVKAAIDGAPDALGRTKALEKIEKQLVASCEREAGFRCRLYSFSGGNTYRLFRNLEIKDVRLAYAPPGSVGNYGGEVDNWMWPRHTGDFSFYRAYVGKDGKPAAYSPDNVPYQPKHWLKVADKPLDAGDFVMVAGYPGRTARYALAEEFDETATWTYPTVGGHYKKLVALVQSEGAKNPDIAVKYASTVRGWQNTMKNYDGQLEGFRRIDAAGKKQTEEAAVLDWLRKQGGKGDEALGAHAKLVALDEAARIHRERDLVFGQLRSTGVLGAATQLYRLSIERAKPDAEREQGYQERDLPTIEGAMRQMDRRYVPQMDRGLQAYWLREYVKLPDAQRLPALDKWLGGTDAKAIDAALDKLAKTKLGSTEQRVSLMKTDRATFEKSKDPAVQFAVAMMPTVLQLEQEGKARAGDALVARPVYLQAVADYKKSKGQFVYPDANSSLRITFGKVIGYTKTDGSKQVPFTRLEEVATKATGQEPFAAPQVLLDAIAAKNYGGLADKKLKTVPVNFLSDLDITGGNSGSPVLDAQGKLVGLAFDGNWESVSSNWVFDPAMTRMISVDQRYMRWIMQEVYPAPQLLLELGVPEKN
- a CDS encoding S46 family peptidase translates to MRATMRRRLFVLPLSLALAGVAHADEGMWMPSQLPDIARQLKAAGFKGQARDLAELAKPPMNAVVKVGGASGAFVSKDGLVLTNHHVAFGVIQYNSKPGRDLIQDGYIAADRAGELPANPDYRVLVTTGFDRITDRILAGTAGKQGREYYDAVDVATKAAVAECERDAGYRCSVANMYYGTDFYLVRQLELRDVRLVYAPPNDIGNYGGEVDNFVWPRHAGDFTLLRAYVGKDGKPADYSPDNVPYVPPAHLQVSTRNVKEGDYAMLAGYPGVTFRHRMASEFANQIDWQLPSRVAVFQRMIDVIEGTAAKDEAARVSYANQVRGLKNTLKRAQGELDGLRRSDAVRVRRDDETAMFAWLEKQPDAATTKTDIAAAQTVLDAGVAMRERDQLLGLIQSQTQLLRAALTVQRLARERGKPDAQRESGYQQRDEVLITGQLKQVQRRFAPDVEKALLTELVTQYQALPAAQHVAEFDAVFGTTPAQLKQKLDAMYAGTKLGDEAQRLSAMQADGAALASSSDTMLKAAATLLPAVLRLDEESKASAGELLRLRPAYMRALIAYRHSQGRAVYPDANSTLRVSYGRISAMDPRDGVHYTPLTTVQGIVEKHTGQEPFNAPKPLLDAIAKGDFGSTAEPSLKTQTVDFLTNLDTTGGNSGSPVLDAQGKLIGLNFDSNWEAVSASWMFDPRYKRAIHVDMRYLRWLLAKVYPAPHLLKEMNLPAE
- the tdh gene encoding L-threonine 3-dehydrogenase codes for the protein MTQTMKALVKREAGKGIWMEEVPVPAPGPNEVLIKLEKTAICGTDLHIYLWDEWSQRTIKPGLVIGHEFVGRVVELGAGVTGYKIGQRVSAEGHIVCGHCRNCRAGRQHLCPNTVGIGVNRAGAFAEYIVMPASNLWPIPDQIPSELAAFFDPYGNAAHCALEFDVVGEDVLITGAGPIGIIAAGICKHIGARNVVVTDVNDFRLKLAADMGATRVVNVANTSLKDVMADLHMEGFDVGLEMSGNPRAFNDMLDCMYHGGKIAMLGIMPKGAGADWDKIIFKGLTIHGMYGRKMYETWYKMTQLVLSGFPLGKVLTHQLPIDSFQEGFELMESGKAGKVVLSWN
- the kbl gene encoding glycine C-acetyltransferase, which codes for MTAPASLTARYAEELDTIRAQGLFKAERIITSPQSAEITLEDGRTVLNFCANNYLGLADHPDVIAAAKEALDTHGFGMASVRFICGTQDLHKQLEKTIADFFGTEDTILYAACFDANGGLFEPLLGEQDAIISDALNHASIIDGVRLCKAKRYRYANCDMADLEKQLQQARADGARTIMVTSDGVFSMDGFIAPLDEITALAKKYGALVHIDECHATGFLGATGRGSAEVKGVMDRIDIFTGTLGKAMGGALGGFTTAKREVIEMLRQRSRPYLFSNSLPPHVVAAGIKAFEMLSSAGELREQLARNTAYFRERMTQAGFDVKPGVHPISPVMLYDAPLAQKFAQRLLEEGIYAIGFFYPVVPQGQARIRTQMSAAHTREHLDKAIDAFVRIGRELGVIKG